In Neodiprion virginianus isolate iyNeoVirg1 chromosome 6, iyNeoVirg1.1, whole genome shotgun sequence, the genomic window TTTCCCATAATATTCAAGGTTGCATCTGAGAATGTATATTTCGAAGATTTGATCCTTCATTGTATCAAAAGTCATTCAAGTTACTGAGAAAAGTCACGTATGCAACCTATCTCCGTACATGATACGAAaacatcattaaaaaatataccaagCAAATATATCTGAATTCTTTCATTGCTCAAGTTTCACTGATAAATTTGTACTTATGTCACCTCTTGGATAAAATGCGTCCATGCATGCATTAAACAATAATCGACTTGGCCATAATGTGGTGACAGGAATATACTATTAGCTCAAAGAAGGGCTTTCCATCGGTTAACAGAAATTGTTGTTTTGGCcactattttatttattcatattatatttttttttcaatcaaaatcaaacttttcaacCATATTTGGTAAAACCAGCACCTATCACTTTGTAAACGTATATCGTTTTGGCACCCTACCTGTAGCCAGCAAGCAGTTGTTAAATCCACCTTATTAAAATGCGTATTTAGTTTCTATCATGTCCTGTCGTTTTGCATATTCCAATAATCATTACACAAGCTAATCCAACAACACAAAACACAACGGTCTCACAGTTTTCAGTCAACCGCACGACGTATAATCAAGTAATCACGATATATATGAAACTCACTCTAGCGTTCACGGACGAGAGAACGAAGGTCATCAAGTTGCCTGTCATCACAAGCCCAGATAAATTTCAATGCCTCGCAGCCAATCAATCCTCGCTTCAACTCAAACGGCCCAGCAGACAATGACGACTCGACGCACAAGGCATCTTAACTCTCACGATCAGCACACATGTTTTATCTTGCATATCACACACATCTTTGTACGCGACGTATAAAACAAGCTCCTTTCAGTCGGCTTGTCGCAGCGGTTAAGAGCGGTTTCGTTGAGCATACGCCACTTTTGCGTGCACAATACTTAATACTTTTCAATTGCAATCATCGGCATTTTACATCGGCGGTTTGTCTTACTTGACTTTGATTAACTCTAATTCGTTACCTCGTACGTGATCGAACATCGCCGAGTGTCATCGGCTTATAGCACGTAACTCGGTGCACGTAAGCGTAGTAATATACGCTTATAAATCTAGTTCTATAAAGTGTGCTTGACGATGTCAAATTGGTGTTACTTACTAAGCCGGTCAGCATTGAGACTGAGATGTCACAATATCCGACCGCCGGTGAAATTTTCTCCCGACAGACAAAGTGTATATTCTGCCGTGAATAAAAACTACGGTAGAGAAATATTTACTACCGCTTTTAAGAGAAACTCTGAAATTCAGAAGTCACCGTACGCTACGAGGAACAACTTGCGAATCGATCAAGACAATGTTGTCAGTAGTCCGTTTCCAGACGTCAACATTCCCCGAGAATTTTTACATGAATATATTTGGAAGAACTTGGAACGATGGCCAAGTAAAACAGCAGTGGTAAGAATCAAGAATGAGTTAGCGGTACGCCTCTCATTCCAAACCGTGATAAGCGTATGTACAAACTTATCGAGTCGAGCATTATATAGCCAGCAATCGCAACGGTAAAGTTTGAAACCCCCACGCACTGCTCGAGTAGTGCCGCGGAGCCAACTCGCTTGTGCTTTGTCAACTTTATTGCTTACCGTTCATCAACAAAGCACGAGAAAAActttaaattttctaaaagtCTTACTAAgcatgcaaaaaaaaaaaaaaattccagctATTAGGTGGTTTCACTTTCAATTTAAAGTTTCGTACCTCAAAAACGGTGGagttaaaatattattacacaaATAAGGTTATCACATATGATTACGTATACTTAATACTTAATATCAAatcgttgataatttttcatttgtatcACAAACATGTTCTTAATTAACTGTTTGATAAGTAGATTTGCTCaatcgttgaaatttatcTCGGTCGGATATGTAACACCGGTTTCCAACAAACATCGTAATCAATTCATTATCATCTAAAAGTTAATCTTATATTCGCGATATGTAATATTGGATATCAATTTTGATCCTCGGTACACAAAGTACTATTGCAATAAGTCTATCGCCGTGTTTTCTCTCTGCAATTTATTAATTCACCTAGAGTTCAAGGCTCACCGTTTCCTGCCGCGTAGTATTGATCAATACCAATAGAATCGTAAATGCAATGTCAACGATCTGACAAGACGGAAATCGAAAGCTACTTCGAATTGCGCGTGGcaattaaaatacacgtacgtatagagaacagaaataattatacattaaGTGGTTATATGGGTGTAGAAACTTTAGAGTGACTTTGTTATCACCCGATACTTAAACCTACCTATAGATGCTTAATCTGGAACTTAGTATAAGGTTCATGTTATATCCACATTTCAACTATCGCAGCTCATATCTAACAATTTGCTAGGTGAATAGAAGCGATTgtggaaaacaaaacaatCTTCATAAGTAGTTCACTGTCAATATACTGAAACTAATTCATAACTGGCTTGTATCAGTTAATAGATTTCTACAGCTGACGAGAATTGCCTTATTTTACCACGGAATTCAATCGAAGTATATCGATACAAGCTTGTTAATGATACCGTATAACACAGgcgtaataaataataatcgcTGTTCAATGTTTGTTCGGTAGGTTTGCTCAACAACCGGTAAATCCTATACATATTCCGAACTGCGTACCTTAAGTGGAAAATTTGCAGCATCTCTGAGAAAATGCAAATTCTATCCTAACAGTACCATCGCCGTTGTTTTGCCAAATGTAGTGGAATACGCAATAATTGTGTTGGGAGCATCTGAAGCTGGAATTAGCGTAAGTTTGGCAATTCCAACATGTGCCAAAGAAACGTAAACCAAATATTTATACagcgaaacaaaaataaatgagtCAATAACAAATAGTTCAATAACATTTGGTTTTGAGATAAGATAAAGATATGAATATAGTATATAGATATCGAATTGACGAGAACTCGTGGCATATTTGCCCTAATAAGGTTTGGTTGTTTTATCATGACAACTTCCCAGGTGCATAGTTACATGTATTTTACAGCACTTTTGTAAATTCATGAAACCAGTCGCACCGAACAATTACACATCTCCAGTCTTCACATTTTTTAGATCACAATGATGAATCCGATATCCACGGCAAAGGAAATCAGTCGACAGTTACAAACTTCTGAAGCTTTTGGTGTAATTACTAGTTCGGAACAATATCCAGTTGTCAAAGCGAGCCTTGCCGGGTGTTCAAATATTAAATTGCCTGCAATCATAGTGGATGAACCAAATCACCCGTTACCGGAGGGATGTATCAGATTCAGTGAATTGATATCAGACTCCGTTGAAGTATTCAGTGAATCCGCAATTCCGGGAAAAACCAATGAAGATGTTTTATTCTTACCATACTCGAGTGGAACAACGGGTTTGCCGAAAGGCGTGGAAATCAGTCACCGGTACTCACAGTTTACTTAAACCTCCGTAATTGGCGAATTTTTACGCAACTATGTTCGAGGATATAGGGCACCGAATATCCGCGGGTGAATTAGAATACACTCTGGGAATGATTCCTTTAATAAAGTCCAGTTACTCAGTCAAATACCATACACTTCCGTAACTTAAAATTCCAAACACGAAAGACTTGAAATAGACTGCCCGAAGTCAATAACGTTATGTGAACTACTGGTGATCCgtttaatttcaacttcaTGTTCCATCCGCAGGAATATCACTGTGAACTGTGAGCAGTTGCAAGTTAAAGGAGTATATCCTGGACATGAAACCACCGAAACTCATCAAGAAGTGGTTCCTCTGATTTTACCAGCATTTCATATTTATGGATTAGTTGTGGTAATACTTAATTACTtgaggtacatacatacacagaTATGTAGTATAGTGATAAAAACAGTGATTCCAAGAGACGAGTTCCTAATGTTTCTTTACATAGAATCAGGTAACTGTTGTACAGTTTATGCTCACGatattgattttcattcaGCGTGGGAGCTAAAATCGTTTTCGTACGTAAATTCAACCCAGAAAATTTTCTGAACTCTCTGAAAGACTTCAAATCGACCATGTTATACGCGGCGCCTCCAATGATACTGTTTTTGGGAAGCAGCGAGTTGGTCACCGACAATCATTTGAAGACTCTTAAATTCATCATGTCAGGGGCTGCACCGATTGGTGCGGAGAGTGTACAGAAAGTACTGAGGAAAGCCAAACGTGAAATACCGATATCACAAGGGTAAGTTCGGTTGCATACTATCCATTAATCGACATTTTACAGTACGCACTTGATCGAATAACTCATCGAgtaattcaatttcttcagGTATGGTCTTACCGAAGCTTCTCCTGTTGTCACGGGTACCGACAACGGAATAGACAACTTGGATGCAGTTGGATATGTTATTTCCAATACGAGCTTACGAATTGTTAATTTAGAAGAATCGAGAGCCGGACAAAATATGGGAGTTAACGAAACAGGAGAACTGTACGTCAAAGGTCCCCAAGTAATGAAAGGGTATTACAAGAATCCTGAGGCTACAGCGAATACTTTGGATGGAGAATGGCTCAAAACTGGCGACATAGCGTGCTTCGATGAAACGGGTGAAtcgaaatgattaaaaattacacGGAAAACAACTTCGTCCGTCTATTGTTTGTCTTTTCAGAACGATTCTTAAAACTCATTTCCTTTTACATACCCCGCTAATACAGCGTGAACCGTGATATTATCACAATATAAATGACCTACGAAATCGTagtaatgaattttcttttccgtgTTGTAGGTCGTGTAATGATCAAAGATCGAATAAAGGAGTTGATAAAAGTCAAAGGTTTTCAAGTGGCACCTGCTGAGCTGGAAGAGCTACTGCGAACTAATGATGAAATATTAGACGCGGCTGTAGTCGGAGAACCTCATCCGAAATATGGAGAGATGCCAAAAGCCTTCGTAGTTTGTAAACCCGGAGTAAAATCTGATGgagataaaattaaaaaattcattgctGAACGGGTTCCTAGCTATAAACAATTGGGTTCAGTCAAGTTCATTGATGTAATTCCGAAGAGCACAGCCGGTAAAATACTTAGGCGGCAGCTTAAAGACATGTAAACGGGTACATGTAACTTGTAAGATAATTCATGAAATTGATCGGACAAAGTGTTTTTCCAAGATTTATAAGAAACAGCTGTTTCTCGCACATTTTATAATATGAAGTTGTAGTGTGAGAAATTTACGtctttaaaattaaatttattttaattttgatactTAAGAGTGTCTTTTGTACGCAAGATGAaactaaacgaaaaaaacCGTTTCTTCGGGATACTTTTCATCGAAAAAGACAAAGTATAGGTTTAccagcagaaaaaaaatgataaagtataaaagacataaatatttttttatgaagaataataaatttataattttcttttgcaataaataaataaactccATTAAACAAAACCGTTCCtttagaaaaagtaataaagaGGTAAAAGTATAGGTTTGTCGGTAAAGTATTGCAAATCGATTCATTACCGCTAGAACCGgaatttcgaattaaacggGGGATGGCAATATTTCATGCTCATCGTGTAATTGTAAAATCTTGtaagtttcagattttttcatccagCCGGTTTCGAGATCATCGCGAGAGTTTGTCGGACAGGCAGACAGACCGACATGTCTTTAAAAACCTGTTTTCAGGTTCTAGAAATTCGAAAACGtaaagattcgttgaaattagaaaGAGTGATTTTCGACCAAGACCGATACTTTTCTTATGTCACCAAAGGAGTGGAAAAGTAAAAGTTGTCTGCTTCGGTAATCTTGTTTAAAATTGTACATTGCTGGGAATTTGCTGAGTTTGTTTTTTATGTATCTAAATTTATTTAACCACTCGAAGAATACATAAAACGTATGACGACATGCTCTTGCTTACTAACGAATTGTAAGGTATTGTACAGAGTATTGTACAGGTTTAAGGGTATAGCTCACCCACGagctataatttcaaattgcaCGAAGCCAATAATTATACTGGTATACAATTACGTTCGGAATACAACCGCCTACTGTCAAGCAGTTGCGTGTCGAACAAGATACTTCCTATTTTTCGAGCCAACCGTTAATTAGTgatttaaaattcgaaaaggTTCGGACCAGCCAATCATACTCGTTTCATTGTACAGGCGTATGAATGATTCTAGTGACCTAGAACTATTACGATTGTTTGGTTGTAAAGATTATATTGAAGGTAACATTATACTCAATTGCTTTGGTTATCTTATTATTTAGTGTGGCGTGTCGGGAAAAACCCTCCACGTGGGTACAAATTCGTACCCCGAGCTCATAGATTacactaaatttcaattagaAAAAAGTTGTGTGTATGAATTAAGTACGATAATTTCCGTCAATGGGAATGCGAAAAATGACGAATCTATCATTTTTGGCTCGAAACACGTACTCGAGAGTAATCTCTGTTACTGCTTAGGGACTCTCGATTCCAACAATGTATCTTCACATCACACGGATTACTAATAAGCTGGTCTGTAAACGCACATAGAATTCGCACCTTTGGTACTCGCTCAGAAAAGCTACGCAGAAACTGTCCGTACCAAAATAGATTTACACGTTACGCTATACGTAATTACCTAGTGCAAAGTACAAGGTAACATCTAACTAGGCCTTCTCTGCTAGGTACGTACAAACGATGGTGAAATAGCGAAttggaaattaaaaacatGAAATAACAAAACTTTCAAACAACTCAAAGTTACTATTCTGCCTCGCTTCCGCGCTTCATGTCGGTCTCTTTGTTCTCTCTCGCCCATCAATCATCTCTAATAACTGTTGTCTTTTAGCTTTCCTGACAATCACGTCGCTCATTTTGCATGGTCATTAAGACGTTCGAAACTGGTCATGGAAAGTAAGTAGGTGGTGATGGTTGTAACTCAAACTTAAATCGTTTATAATTGATGCTTAATGTTTAATTATGTATAACTATAGATGATATAATAGTTATTAGGTTTTATTGTTGAtgttttctgtattttttttttttttgtatttttattgaatgttGCGAATATATACAAAGGGAACTAATAATAACTATTACATGATACAactaaataaacaaaattagtTATAAGAATTGTAACGtatgttaatattaattttaataatataatttcataaCCGAAACTCAGGTGCGCTGAcgttaatttatttgaattaacaTTTCACACGtttaaatgtaattttaattacaaatcACACATCACGTCTGAAACCTTGCAACATATCCATACAATCGCAATTTCAGTTGGTTACTAATCAAAATCCCGATTGAAATCTCCGGGGTAGGTGTCTAACATGTAATTGCAAGTCCATATGTTTACAGGATTATAGAGATGTGATCGGATCGCTCTTTGAAATTcgtagttcaaaatttttgggaGTCGTAAACACGTGCAGTACAAAATATACATAGAGAAATTCATAATTTcgactcattttttttatattattcaaaattgccGATCGCGACAAACTGAACATGAAATAGGTAGCACCTATTTACAAAAACAGTAATCTTTTGCACGGTATTTTTTATCCTGTCATTAATGGGAAAATATGCCGATTCTTACAGTCAGTCAAGTCCGTTTGTATTACGTGAAATCCTTTCCAGTGGTATTTACTGTAATATTGGATCAATTTGAGTactttattgaaaatattggcTGATCATTATCTTTGCCATCGTCAACTTACTTTCTTTAGATTGACTTACAAAAAATGCTTCTAAAACGGAAATCACACAATCAATCTctttaatttcattacaacaaatatatatatatatatatatatatatatatatatatatatatatatatattaatgtGTAGCAACAGGCTTGCAACTCTGTTCGGCAGTTTAGGTATCAAATTtaggacattttttttttagcaatttcTGACACAGGTACCAAGGTATTCTAAAACAATATTATGTGCGACGTAAACTACATCTTGGTACGGTTTGATTTCTCTAACGAAAGCTAGAGAAATAATTCCTAACATGGCAGTGAAATGCCTGATCCCCATTGCGTTTCAAAATATACAACCTGAGCCAAACATTGAGTCCCGCGATTAAATAATTCAGGAGTAAATCTTACTCTCCGAGTCGCAACGATGCATTTATTGCTATCAAAATATCTTCAAACTGTACAAATTTGCGCGCAAATCTAGTTATTATAAATATgcgtatttatttatgataCATGCTGCAGTGCCATCGAGCGATACAAGACACTTTGGTGGAAGACAACAAAAGCGAGTAAAATGATTCCgtgaaaatcaacgaattaTCTAAAATTAGAACATATAAAAGTGAGCCATGggcgattcattttttttttcgcgtgACTCTACTACATGGATACTCGGATATACCCGAATACGGATGCGGATTAATTTTGCTGGATTAATTGttagcatttttcaaatgtaagTGATTGTGAGAACATAGTCCAGTTactattttcataattatgtGTTGCGCGAAGTACTTCTTGGTAGCTACAGACAGCTCAAAGTGccagttttaaaaattacccGACAAACAACTtgaaaacatttcatttctcaATTTAAGCAgagtgtgaaattttccaGAGTTATCACACGTCAAATACTATAATCTTAGAGATAATTTCTGCACTaacaattcgaaaaatacTTCGTCGTTTTCAAGATTTAGACTTTGAAATCTATTAGTACTTGTACGtaacttgataaaaaaatttacaaaaaaggTACAAACAAGATCGCCCATGGTTCACTGAAAGGCATCATATTGGTTTCATTCCTGTCATTTGTGATATAGTGAAACactttgatgatttttttcaaccataaTAGACCAGGAATAAGATTTCAATAGCGCTATTAGCAAAATAGTCAATGACTAATAACACGAAATAAGGAGAATTTAACGTTCAAGCAGAATGACAGCGCCGTTGCgacgaatatattatattcgcCGGTACAGCCAGTATCATTTCTACGATACTGACAAGGGCATATCAGTTTTCCAATTTCGATTTGATGCAAACTCTCAGAAGATTTTGGTAAAAACTTAATCTGCTAGtatcaatgaaaaatcataaattttaagTTATCTATGCAGGTATTGGAACAACTATATTTTAAGGGGCGAATACTGATACCTCACAAATAGGAGTTGCATGTTAACGCTGTTATTCTGCCCAAGAATTCAATCCTGCTTCAAATGATATTAGAGAATGGATATATAGCTGAATAACTTTCCATTACTGGGAATAATATGCAAAGAGTTCTAAGGTTTATACATAATTCCACCCTTTCTTAAATAGATGCTACCCTCGAAATTGGATAAAGTGTCCTATATCACTCTTTACAACGTCCATTCAACGTCGTCATATCATTTTCCTCAGTCATTTTACAATAGATATACCCTCTGCCACCAGAAAAATAGAATTCTTAAAACTTAAGCTTAGCTCGTACATCTATCATACGATCTAAGTGTGTAACACAGGGAAGAGTGCCCGGTACCAAGTGAAATATACAacagaataaaattgtaaCTAATTAACATCGATGGGTAGTCACAATTCACAAAGGTCTTTAAATAAAAACTTCATATACACACGAACGTTGAAAGTAATTTTAGTAATTTGCAATAACACGAGAGACTTATTATTCATAGTTGACAACTTTATGCAGAATATCATTCGCATATATTTACAGTGAAGTTTTGCCGTGCGATAGGTGAAGAATTATATTCGGTTGTTAACACTGGTATCAAGTGCTCTCTTTCCCTATAATCTGAGACATGAATGTCCTTTAACAACAATAACTGATTATCGagcgtttgaaataattaatttgaattcgatatatatatacatgttcATATATATCAAAAATATCCTTAGTAAAATAGagaatttatatgtataatgtatctATATAATTTGCATTGTATTACACTTTGTTACATAATAATTAGTAGCTTTCACGCAGGTAATTGCTGCAACATTTTAGTGTAACGGTTCTTCAAACCTTTTCTCAATTTACTTCTCATTTTCTAATTCACAAGAAACTAGGATGCAGAGTGTCGGATAACAGATAAAACTTGAAGAACTTGATCTTTTTCTAAACTAATATACCATACACCAAGTTACATTTCAATCAATTACAAGggttcgatatttttcatgaattttccaatttgatttgaaacagtgccattaataataatgtcaAAACATATCAACATTGTAAAGCATATAGATACTTAATTACTAATGCTTCAAATCATCCATGTACAGATATAGCAAACATATTTTGGCATTTTGGTCAAACGATTCGAACTTTACATTTTACATCGAATATAAagtagattaaaaaatattacacagccatttgttcaatttcaccACTAGCATAAATGTTTATTATTGCAAATAACTTTTAACAATTTCTCAAGCATAAGTATCTGTAGtaaagagaagaataaaaaaagaagcttGTCATACCAATGCGTGTACAAATTGTTAGCATTTCTCGTCAATGCAGGAAAGAAAATGACTGTAATATCTGTAAGATGATTTTACATATTAGAAACatgttataaatataataaattaaagtTCGTATCTTGTGACACAAAGCAGTATTGTTTcgtaacaatatttacatcatTATGCATCAACAAAGAATGTGCATGTGAATTTTATACCATACTCCAAGTGTATAAACGCACCTAATCCTAATGAcgcaaaaacaaaaagctcTTGCCGTTCACAACGAGATCCGACACTCTCTCCTTACGCACTTAGCTTTTATTGTACAGTTGAGCTATCACTCAGTAGACAGGCTTTGGTGCCCATGCACAGATACATTTCATTATTCGACTACAGTTTTCGAGGATTAAGTATAGTAACAGTAAaccgtaaagaaaaaaatctcaagaaATGACGTCCAAGGTAACTGCACGGAAAACAAGTCTATTAATATATGGTAATTACAGTTCCAAGaacacttttaatttttatacaaaaagaACGTGAAAAATCGCTTCTGAATGGTGGCATATGCTAGTTATTGCCGTGCAGCATGGGTTTCAAAGACTGTACTCATTGTAGTTTACCACTTTTAATAAAACTAAGGAATCTTATGCGAATtatgattgttattatttattaattatgtaCATTATAATTATGTTGTAATAAATAAGCTCAACGCATGTCCTAGAATTCAATTAACTATTTAGACTTAATTTCGTTTATAATTACAGATTACTATTATGCTCCTTGCTGGAGAtgcattcattttttatgtgtataataattaaaaggTAAAAGGCTAATCATCATTCTTCTAAATCTAAAAGTATAGATAATACATAATGAGTGCTAGATGTCAAGGATCCACCAGAGTGAATTTCTGTTTCAGCAGTACTGTTACAGAAATCATGGGGCATGTTCAACCATTTCGTGCACCTTTTAGATAGTCATCAGCAGATGCAACGCTGAATCTACGATTGgtaaaaaagataaaattatGTTACAGTATAACAATGAATAAGTCGCATGGCGAACGTACTGCAACTCAATCAGTAATGCAATCATCTCAATGACATCCAACACTCCTTTTCTACATCCGCAGCCTAAAttatatgtgtaaaaaaaattatttaggTAGCGCTGATATGGTTCTGTTTAGGTAATAACTAATATTTATCTACCATTATAAGTCAGTTTTTAGCGTACTAGGTCAATAACAACTAATATGTTCTCACATTGTTTAGGCACTTTTCTTAGTGAACACTGATATATTCAGTGGTGTTAGGTCTGCTGTTATGTTAGGATAAGTTATCagattattcatattttttttagtatcGTCTCTCCACCTATACAACCACTCAAGATTTTGATTGATTTCAAATGTTAAAATTCACTTTtagaatatttaattaatgtTTCTTTCGCAAATACATTAGATTTTCCACATATTGCaattaaagatgaaaaaattaattgcacACATTCTCTgctcttgaaatattttgaaaatgggaGAATATTATAATTAGGATAGCAATGCCTATCTGTACATTGGATAGGTTCTACAAATATTTGATTTCGCAGAAATCAACAACTCAACATAAGAGCAAAAAAAACTATAGTCTGTTTTCAGTATCCGAAATCAAGGTATTTTAATCATTGGTAATTCTGAGATTTCAAAATCCTAATCCGAATTCGAAACATGCCTAATCAGTCCCTGTTATGCATCGTCAGAAGTTA contains:
- the LOC124307130 gene encoding 4-coumarate--CoA ligase 2-like isoform X1, with the protein product MSNWCYLLSRSALRLRCHNIRPPVKFSPDRQSVYSAVNKNYGREIFTTAFKRNSEIQKSPYATRNNLRIDQDNVVSSPFPDVNIPREFLHEYIWKNLERWPSKTAVVCSTTGKSYTYSELRTLSGKFAASLRKCKFYPNSTIAVVLPNVVEYAIIVLGASEAGISITMMNPISTAKEISRQLQTSEAFGVITSSEQYPVVKASLAGCSNIKLPAIIVDEPNHPLPEGCIRFSELISDSVEVFSESAIPGKTNEDVLFLPYSSGTTGLPKGVEISHRNITVNCEQLQVKGVYPGHETTETHQEVVPLILPAFHIYGLVVVILNYLSVGAKIVFVRKFNPENFLNSLKDFKSTMLYAAPPMILFLGSSELVTDNHLKTLKFIMSGAAPIGAESVQKVLRKAKREIPISQGYGLTEASPVVTGTDNGIDNLDAVGYVISNTSLRIVNLEESRAGQNMGVNETGELYVKGPQVMKGYYKNPEATANTLDGEWLKTGDIACFDETGRVMIKDRIKELIKVKGFQVAPAELEELLRTNDEILDAAVVGEPHPKYGEMPKAFVVCKPGVKSDGDKIKKFIAERVPSYKQLGSVKFIDVIPKSTAGKILRRQLKDM
- the LOC124307130 gene encoding 4-coumarate--CoA ligase 1-like isoform X2 — protein: MQCQRSDKTEIESYFELRVAIKIHVCSTTGKSYTYSELRTLSGKFAASLRKCKFYPNSTIAVVLPNVVEYAIIVLGASEAGISITMMNPISTAKEISRQLQTSEAFGVITSSEQYPVVKASLAGCSNIKLPAIIVDEPNHPLPEGCIRFSELISDSVEVFSESAIPGKTNEDVLFLPYSSGTTGLPKGVEISHRNITVNCEQLQVKGVYPGHETTETHQEVVPLILPAFHIYGLVVVILNYLSVGAKIVFVRKFNPENFLNSLKDFKSTMLYAAPPMILFLGSSELVTDNHLKTLKFIMSGAAPIGAESVQKVLRKAKREIPISQGYGLTEASPVVTGTDNGIDNLDAVGYVISNTSLRIVNLEESRAGQNMGVNETGELYVKGPQVMKGYYKNPEATANTLDGEWLKTGDIACFDETGRVMIKDRIKELIKVKGFQVAPAELEELLRTNDEILDAAVVGEPHPKYGEMPKAFVVCKPGVKSDGDKIKKFIAERVPSYKQLGSVKFIDVIPKSTAGKILRRQLKDM
- the LOC124307130 gene encoding 4-coumarate--CoA ligase 1-like isoform X3 — protein: MCQRNITMMNPISTAKEISRQLQTSEAFGVITSSEQYPVVKASLAGCSNIKLPAIIVDEPNHPLPEGCIRFSELISDSVEVFSESAIPGKTNEDVLFLPYSSGTTGLPKGVEISHRNITVNCEQLQVKGVYPGHETTETHQEVVPLILPAFHIYGLVVVILNYLSVGAKIVFVRKFNPENFLNSLKDFKSTMLYAAPPMILFLGSSELVTDNHLKTLKFIMSGAAPIGAESVQKVLRKAKREIPISQGYGLTEASPVVTGTDNGIDNLDAVGYVISNTSLRIVNLEESRAGQNMGVNETGELYVKGPQVMKGYYKNPEATANTLDGEWLKTGDIACFDETGRVMIKDRIKELIKVKGFQVAPAELEELLRTNDEILDAAVVGEPHPKYGEMPKAFVVCKPGVKSDGDKIKKFIAERVPSYKQLGSVKFIDVIPKSTAGKILRRQLKDM